AAGAAAACCATGTTGGACTAATGAGTTGATTTTGAAGAGAATTTTGTATGGCAAGTTGAGAGCTTCTGGTGGAATCACCATAGGGACAAAATTCAAGTTAGATAAGAAATCATGTTGTTTCTCAAGATCCAAGGTGTTGTCAACTTTATAATAATTACGATATTGGTGACGAAAATTCGGAACCTCGGTATTTTGTGGAAGATCTAAACATAAAGCTGATGATTGTCCAATGCAGCATGATTGAGTGAAATCTACTGATCTAAACCAATGGCTGTCATAAGCTTCCTTAAAATAATTGCTTTCAGAATCGTCTTTTTCGTATATCTGAGGAGCGCTGCGTAACTGACAATTAAGGATGGAAATTGAAGTATAAGATTTCTACTTTGTTACTATCAAACAGACAAAAATATTCAGTGTTTTCATGAACTGAGGTAGTTAAGTTTATGCATGTTTCAGGTACTAGCAAGATGTTCATGTTGTAAAAGAGAAATAGTTAAGTGGGAGAAGAGTCATAACTGGCAGCACTTTATGCTTATTTTATGACTATTGTCCGAAATGTTATGAACATAAATCTAGGACAACAAACTTcgactttttaaaaaaatagtcaaTGCAGTTCATACACGTGATTAATGTGCGAACTGCAATAACCATTTAAAAGTTGTCGAATTTTCTTGTCCTAAAATTAATGCTCTAAGTAACATTTTTGACTGATATATTGCAACCCTATTTGTAGCATGCACATTAGAAGTGGAACATGTACATATAGAAATAGAATCAATGCATTCTGGCTATTGCTAGCACATACATAAAAGAGAAAAAGCtaaagtcaaattattttgGTAAGATATTTAACTAGTATTTATAAAGGGATTACATGATCACACTGGTATATATATGAGTCTCACATtacttgtaaaaaatatttctgatATATTTCAAAGTTGTGAATAAAGTACAACCACTATTTTGGTTTAAGAGACTATTCTAAACCTAATGAGCCTGAATAAAGAACCGAATACAGTTactacaaataattaaaaatataagttatttaCATCAGTACTTAAGTAACTAAAAAAACTAACCTGAAAAAGGAGAAGCTTCTTGGTCTGACAACATGAGTGATGCAGCTCAATTCGCGATATACTCTCGAGATTAATCATCAACTTATAGTCCTTAGACAAATATTGAAAAAACATATACATCTTCCTTAATCTAGCTCCAAATTTAACAGAAGCATTTGGATGTTCCCAAAGTACACTATGTTTTCCCTTAGATGTTTGACATCCAAAGTGTACTCCAATAGCATCCATGTTATAAGCAAAGATCCTTGGCTTTGGCAAAATGTCATGTTTTATTACTTTAGAATGTAGAACATAGTCACTATTGTAAGATAGGTGTTTATTAGCAATCAAGTCCAAGATAGTTTCAACACTTCTTTTCTCTGTGAATTGAATATTAACATGTCTCCAAGGTTCTCCATCTTTATGCTGCTCAATCTCTATAGCAAGAACAGTTTGGAAACCAGCATATTGCTCCAAAAATTTCCTTACATCTTCAGCAGAAACATTTGATGGGAATCCATGCATTTGAATTGTCTTGCACATTGTTTACCTGaaatttacatataaataaatgaaaactaGCACGATTTCTTAATTTTTAGATAAGTATGAAGATTGCCTAAACAACTGATTAGACTCAAGTAGTTAATAAGTTTCAACTGAAGACGAATTTTTGGGAGAATATGAGTTCAAATTATAGCTAGAAGAATCATTAGCGATTTGAACTCCAGATTTCTAGAGTCCTTTCCCTTATAAACTGAAAGATTAAGACTATAAAACATGAAGATTTCCTTATACAACAATTATACATATCTTGATATaagaaaatctttttttttttctttctcttaacCCTCCAGTTTTCGAACTCATTTGCTGCTATATATAGTGGTAGATGCAGAACAATCGTATCTTAGAATATTTGTTAAGATTAGAAAGTGATATACGACAAAGTTAtggtgagatttttttttgtcttgacCCTCCAATTTTAAGAGGAAGAGTCAtcataattcaaaatttgactAGAAGacaaaccaaaaatcattttagttATGTTTGAACTCGAGTTTTACAGAATAATATTTGATAGTGCTGGCAATGAATAATAAACCTACAGTGGTGAATATTTGTCACACCCCATTACATCCCATAATTtctataattaaaattcataattataGGAATTCTATCTTAAACTATAATAATAGGCAGCAACAACAATTAAACTTGAAAACATGCATTTATAAAGTCATAGCTTCAAAGCAATTATAAAAGAAgttgaagaatctatatatgtAATTCACCAACATGCAAGGTTGAAAAATACTCACATGAATTTCAAGTTAGACTCTATGCAAATGCAGTTTGAGAAACCAAGTGCATGCTAAAAGGAACCAAATGAATGAAAGAGTTCCTTCACACTAAACTAGGCCACGGTAACTTTTATATGGTTGTGAAAGTACTGtaacaatataataattttcaattttcattgtccaaaataaaaaatgcatggTGGCATCTTCTGtcatagaatttttttatattcatgtTTCACTTGCTTTTGTTTTAATGATCATTTATTCATCATTCTTGTTATTCTTCTATTTAGACTTGGAATTAaaacaacaatattaattatatattattttctcttaaattaataatttacacATATTAAAATTCATGATAGTTTCtctgttcataattattatcaacTTGTATATATAGTtggtttaaaaaaatcttttctTAGTTCTCTTATACATTTCCGCTCCATATTTTCTTCCTACACCATATTTTTGTACAATTAGGCATATGTGCTTTGCTTTTTCTTCTATACCTAGTTAAGTATAACATAAAAAGAGGAAATTGATTCCTTTCTTAACGTTCTCTTGTACCTAGGAAAAGTATGATTTGATCCATAGCTATATATAAGTTTAGCAAATTGTTGCGTTCTATTCAATTGCTCAACAAGGATTGACAGCACATTAATTTGACCTTTTAAAAGGAGTACAGATAAGTTCATAAGGAAATCTGCCATTTTTAATCGATGCCAAACTGAATGAAATTATTGAGCACGTGAGCGaaacattaattaaacatataagcaagactttaaaataaatcatatatgataaattatcaAATCATATCTCAGTTCATAATTTGATTTACCATAAATATAGAATAGGTAACGTCTATCCTATCCTATGATGTAGATGTCGTGTCCTCTGGTTAAAATTCTATAGATGTTTAAGGAGTTAAAACTATAAGATGCCCCCTGCTAGACTctaaaatgattatttgattTCCATGTAGATactttaattaatcaatttgtttttCCATTTTCCAGTGGTCTGACTTCAACATCTTGGATAGCTACAAGCTTTGCTCTTCCACCATACTCTTCAGGGAGAACTTCTTCACTAACATCACTAATGAACTCCTTTCTCTCATTCTCGTTGTTTATAATTACAATCTGCACCCACCAACCAAAGCCATCAAAATGGAACATGTTAAATCATACAGAAAATGGTCAAACAAACTTCAAAGTTAAGCAGCTAGAAAGGGTTTCTCTTCATCTGAATACAAATGATAATTTCACATCACAAATGTTGTCTGACGCCGTATTATTATAcggttttgtatttttttattgatattttatctCTCTCTTGTAGTTACGTCACATCGACAATTgtattattttgacaaaaaaatcgATTTCGAATTGGTCAATTAACAAgtttaaatataagattaattatgttattaggaaatacAGTTAATGTATATAACAAATAAAGAAACACATTAATCATTCACTACACATAATTAAGAAcaaatttgaatataattaactACAATTTCCAAGTGTCCAACTAACTACATGTAGATTTAAACACCTATAAATTGTGGTTAATCACGCTTAAATTCGTGGTTAATTCTGTTTAATTGATGATTAATGAGTTTTGACACCATTATATTCACCAACCATCCACTGAACGTAATTAACCTCGTATTTAAATTGCGTTAACCAATCATTAAATTGCCCCAAAATTTCTAAACATGCCCATGATATGCACAACAGTACTTTAGTCCTGTACTATCATACATTGCATTGCACTTTCTTGTTCTAGTCAGTTTATTCTATATATCAGCCTTTTATAGACAAATGTTAGTATGGTAGATGTTAATATTTTCTCTTTCATCAAGGTAAACCTTTAGTTCCAATCAGTTGAGCTACCCCAACCCATAGTCCCTAGTTATCATTTGAAGGGGATAATTTGCCCTTGTTCCATTGAAAGAAGTAACCAATGAAAATCTTACCACAGTGCAATAATTTTCAAATGAATCATTACATCATACAGTACATTAATTTTCAACTTAAGATAGTTAATAGGTACCTTTTCTTGAGTTGATTTGTCTAGGAATCCAGAAACTAGTTTCCAAACACTCACAAAAAACCATGGCATATGTAAAATATAGCACTTTGCTAAACGTTCAGGGTAGTAAGCCTGAAATTCAACCAAGaatcattaaaaataagttaaaattcAACCTGTCTTTATCTTTCCAATAAATGTTGATACTGGCTATGCTAAATTGATGTTAATTaagatacaaaataaataatgactGTGAAAGCATGATTATATATATTGGTATTTATGTTATACATGAAGATTTCAAGAAAAAAGACAGAAAGTCACCTGTATAAATTGAAATCCAGTAATTAAACTACGTGGGTCGACATTCTTATACGAAATATTCTGCAGATCAAGAACCCCAATCAACTTTTCATTTCCTACCTCCCTTCCCTTGAAAGCactgaaaatgaaaaattaacatatcaatTTCTAATGATAGAGAGTAGAAGTCGAAACACAGATACTATCTGATAATAACACCATTATTAGTAGCATTGATGGTAACCCATGAACTTCCCTGTTATTTTAGAAATGAAAGCTATATTTTAACGCTGGCACTTCTGATCAAAGGTGTGTTCAGTGTTTGACACTGACACATGTGTCAGCGTCAATGTCATGTCTAGTGTTTGTGTTTCATAGCTAATTATAAggataaattattatcatttcaTCAGTTGCATTTCTCTCTTTAATAATACTTCTCTCTTACTAGATCATTTATCAACCAACCTAAGTATAATAATGAAATGTTGAATAACAAGCTATCTTTTTTCTATCCGAAACTTGTGCAGTTCTCCTATTACTGTAGGATCATACTTGTAGAACCACCTTCTGGACACAGTCCCTGTGTTTCCATGCACATATTAATTGGCATGGTAAAAATTTCATAAACAAAAGATGGAACCGCCATAGCTATCATCAAAGTATCTATTCACAAGCTGTAGTTCCAACAATTTTATTCAAGAGTTGAAATCAGTTTCCTACCAATGTGTCAACCATGAAAAACagcggtttgttcaaattctgctagACTGTAGTGCTATAATGTTGTAGCCAATATTTGACAGcgttttgtattttaaatgtCGTATCGCAGAACAATAGTGGTTTATTAGAATTCAGCTACGCTATAGCCGCTATTTAACAACATTGTTTAGGAACTATCGATGACACATTGAGTCTGGTTAAAGCACAAGTTTAGGAGTTGAATTTGTCCAAGTTCTTTAAAAATTACATAAGATTCAAAAGCCCCGAGGTAGTAGTAAAATTAGAGAGTACCTTGCAATTGTCTTGTCCAGTAAATGTATAACAAATTCTGAAACAATAAACAAAGCAGAAAAGTCAATTAGAAAGTGGTCATTATGAAATATATGACTACCAATTCAgagaatttcaattttttcaatatcaTATCTCTACTCTAGTAGTTATTCTCTTTCatttgattgattgattgaaaaaaaaaactattatctTCTTAAAGCATATCAAACTATAAAAGGAAAAGGAATTAGTGAGATAATTTTATTGAGCTGGCATGCTCACTGCCGATAACCATATCCAAAGTCAATAAAAGACTCGCTGAATTTATAATCATATAACATAGGGAAATAGAAACAGAAAGCTGATATcatctaaaattatatttcaatgcagtcactttttattttataggcaACAATGTCAGCGGTTAGTTTTTTTGGGGGAGGATGAATTTGTTAACAGTATCGAACCCTAGACCTTCTACTCAATACTACTTCAGTACCCCAACTCATTCCAGTGGCCTATACGTTCAATGCAGTCACTTGATTTCCACTTCTTTCTGATTTAaccaaattttgtttttgggCAATTTTGAATGTTTACATTTCTAAAAAGGCAAAAGTCAACAAGAATGACTTTTCCATATGCAAATTTCTTGCTTCATTCCAATATTTCATATAAAAGTGGCCCACACACATGTGAGTGTGATATGAGGATATAAATGACAGTTTAGGGTAATTCAATATGTGGTGACTAACCAGGACAAGGAAATGACATGATACTTACACAagctataataatattttaaaggtATGTGTTGATGgtacataaaagaaaataattcatGAACCATAAAATTTGAAAGCAAAAGACAAATACTAGAAGACAAATGGAACATGTTCAATACTTGAAGTAtaataatctaatttatttaaatttaaaaataatttgatcatATCGAAAAAGGGAGCTGAAATTGACTAAGGGGAGATTTTTGtctatcaatttaaaaatttatcaagaCATCCTCTCTCTCCCTTTCAAATCTCCCAACATCAGAGGGAACTAAAATTGACTTGAGATATTTCTATCTTCTCAATAACCTTGATAAGTGACTTGTCTAAAAACATGGATTTTAGGGAAACAACAAAATCCTTTAATTGCAAGTAGCAAAAGAAAAAGTTAAAGAAGGTGAACCAAGGGGAAACCCAACtggtcaaataaattaaatatttgccTAATGGTATGGTCCCCACTTGgacaaaatacatcaaaaggCATCTTTGAATTAATTGTACTAGCACCAAATTTTCTAAATGCTATTAGCCACAGAacttttacttttatattaataaaaatagattaatttctATACACAGACAATAAATCAAATCACAATGGTTGTCTCTTTATTATGTTAGTTCCTAAAACATTTCCACAAATGTCTACATAGTAAGATGTGATTGGATGCaactgtaaatttttttacactaatagtcattaaatttatattcagCTAGAACAATCATTGGCCATATTTTACTTGTTTCCCGATTACGAGAGCCTTATTCCCCTCAGATCATGAGCGTTAacaccaaaaaaaatattaaattcataaaaaagaaaaaagggtttgtaatttaataataaagttgAAGCAGGAAATTACTCTTGAATTGAATCTGATCCTTGGAAGGGAAGTGTCTACTTGCTTTGACAATCATCACAGGGTATTTATCCTTAGACAATCCTTGCAAAAAGATCTTTCTAGTTTCCAATTCATCAGGAACTTCAGAATCTGAAATGAACCCATTAGGCACCATAGTCTCTCTCCATTTCTGCCACTGGACAAACATCTTTGCTGCCTTTTCTGGTTCCATTGACCGAGCAATCAAAAACCTCATTAGTGTAGGGTCCTCATAACCCTAGAAAAAGGTAAATAGaaaaaccataaaataaaagaaaattgaacaTATAACACAACCAATAGTTTATAAAACATACTTGTCCTCACTACACTTCTTTGTGTTTccctttattaaaaaaaaaaaggtctgCGATAACAGTAAGGATCGATTTGTTACAAAAAAGGCGCCACTTTTAGTCACGACTTTCTCGCCCCCTTTTTCCACTGTTGGAAATAGCGAGTTTGTCTTCCGTGAGAATTGAACCCGGTACCTGGGGATAAATACCACCTCATCTCGGGCTGTTACAATAATTTAAGTCGTGACATTGTGGTTTTTAGGTCTTTCACATTTGTCACGCTTGATAGTGATGCTATGCAATATCAAGTGTGTTTGGTTTTGCAGTAATAAAAATTGACCGTcgaatataaaatgatttatgttaGAACTTAGCACACTGAATTGAACCATAAATTTTAGcgtttataataaaataaaaaaccacaGATTCTAGCTTTaggttaaaataaattataatagaaaAACACATGAAAGCATTTGTAAAAATCAACTATACACAACGGGAATCAATTTggagtgataaaaaaaaagtaaaaccaAAGACACGGTGAGTCTCGTGAGTGCAGTTAGAAAGAGTGAAGAGAGATAGTAAATAAAAGAAGGAAAGAAGAAATTGGTTTACCTCTGAAGAAGAACCAAGCTTCTGAAGAGAGTTTCTGAGTTGGATGAGTGCAAAGTCTGTTCCTTCAGCCATTTGGTATTGAAAAATTGAGAGTGTTGaagagaagaggaagaagaaggaagagtGAGGTATATAGAGGAATAAGAACACGTGGAGGATAGAGAGAAGTCTAGAGAAGAGTTACGTTGACATAACGTAATACTAGTAGAAAATTATTAGACACCAAAAGTAACCATGTCAATATCTAAAGGCTCTTAATCAATAAATACtaatcaaattttttgtttatttaaaaatttaacattatacggtgtattttaaataatgtaagaTGATATTCAATCGTTAATATCAATGAAATTGTATTAAGATTATCTAAAAGtttcagttttaatttataaaattatttatttttataatttaataaataacataaataattaatatatataaatgattttgtattatatgttatgttattaaaaacatctcaaaacattaatttttaattaaaaactgtaaagaattaataaaatttatcaaattttaaaattagaagattaattttgtaaattaataaaaataaaagatcaaaactgcaattaaatttaaaaatataataactttatGTGAAATTAAGAAATAATGATATGAGGTTGGATAACTAAGTTGATTTGTAAACAagaaaatactaatattttGGTTATAAACAAATCACAAGAAACAATAACTTTGCATTTTTTGACAATAATAATTTGCTTTTTCCAGTATActaaaaagtatataattttattttactcaatttatacaatttttatatactttttgaTACAAACAATTTATATGTAAATctttattgaatattttaatgataCTTGTTAGCATTGATcgtattta
The genomic region above belongs to Cicer arietinum cultivar CDC Frontier isolate Library 1 chromosome 4, Cicar.CDCFrontier_v2.0, whole genome shotgun sequence and contains:
- the LOC101509943 gene encoding CRAL-TRIO domain-containing protein YKL091C isoform X2, yielding MFVQWQKWRETMVPNGFISDSEVPDELETRKIFLQGLSKDKYPVMIVKASRHFPSKDQIQFKKFVIHLLDKTIASAFKGREVGNEKLIGVLDLQNISYKNVDPRSLITGFQFIQAYYPERLAKCYILHMPWFFVSVWKLVSGFLDKSTQEKIVIINNENERKEFISDVSEEVLPEEYGGRAKLVAIQDVEVRPLENGKTN
- the LOC101509943 gene encoding CRAL-TRIO domain-containing protein YKL091C isoform X1 encodes the protein MAEGTDFALIQLRNSLQKLGSSSEGYEDPTLMRFLIARSMEPEKAAKMFVQWQKWRETMVPNGFISDSEVPDELETRKIFLQGLSKDKYPVMIVKASRHFPSKDQIQFKKFVIHLLDKTIASAFKGREVGNEKLIGVLDLQNISYKNVDPRSLITGFQFIQAYYPERLAKCYILHMPWFFVSVWKLVSGFLDKSTQEKIVIINNENERKEFISDVSEEVLPEEYGGRAKLVAIQDVEVRPLENGKTN